A section of the Candidatus Binatia bacterium genome encodes:
- a CDS encoding deoxyhypusine synthase — protein MKREAGPISRFMERHFLHFNAAALVDAARAYADLIDRGGKMLVAMAGAMSTGELGKSLAEMIRQKKVHIISCTGANLEEDVMNLVAHSHYKRVPNYRDLTPADEQALLEQQYNRVTDTCIPEEEAFRRIQHHLFRVWKQAQERGERFFPHEYFYQLILSGDLEKYYEIDPRDSWVVAAAEHNIPIVVPGWEDSTTGNIFTAYVIKRELRPDIVRSGIEYMAWLADWYVKNAASPGIGFFQIGGGIAGDFPICVVPMLHQDLGRRDTPLWAYFCQISDSTTSYGSYSGAVPNEKITWGKLGVDTPRFIIESDATIVAPLIFAWVLGW, from the coding sequence ATGAAACGGGAAGCTGGGCCCATTTCGCGCTTCATGGAAAGGCATTTCCTCCACTTCAACGCTGCCGCACTGGTCGACGCGGCACGCGCATACGCGGATCTCATCGATCGTGGGGGTAAAATGCTTGTCGCCATGGCGGGGGCGATGAGCACGGGTGAACTCGGAAAGAGTTTGGCCGAGATGATCCGGCAGAAGAAAGTTCACATCATCTCTTGTACGGGGGCCAACCTCGAAGAAGACGTCATGAACCTGGTGGCGCACTCGCACTACAAACGCGTACCGAATTATCGTGACCTCACCCCAGCCGATGAGCAGGCGCTCCTCGAGCAGCAGTACAACCGCGTCACCGACACCTGCATCCCCGAGGAGGAAGCGTTCCGCCGCATTCAGCATCATTTGTTTCGCGTTTGGAAACAAGCACAAGAGCGTGGAGAGCGTTTTTTCCCCCACGAATATTTCTATCAACTCATTCTGTCCGGGGATCTGGAGAAGTACTACGAGATCGACCCTCGAGATTCTTGGGTTGTCGCCGCCGCAGAGCACAACATTCCGATCGTCGTACCCGGGTGGGAGGACTCCACGACAGGAAACATTTTTACTGCTTACGTGATCAAGCGCGAACTGCGGCCGGATATCGTTCGCTCCGGGATCGAGTACATGGCTTGGCTCGCCGATTGGTACGTGAAGAACGCCGCTTCTCCCGGTATCGGCTTTTTTCAAATTGGGGGAGGTATTGCCGGAGACTTTCCCATTTGTGTGGTGCCCATGCTGCACCAAGATCTTGGCCGGCGGGATACGCCCCTGTGGGCTTACTTCTGCCAGATCAGCGACTCCACAACGAGCTATGGTTCTTACTCCGGCGCGGTACCCAACGAAAAGATCACCTGGGGCAAGCTCGGCGTCGACACACCGAGATTCATCATAGAAAGCGACGCAACCATCGTCGCACCGCTGATCTTTGCTTGGGTTCTGGGCTGGTGA
- a CDS encoding acyl-CoA dehydrogenase, translated as MRPMERDIFGPDHRLFREQFRKFAEREIVPKIPEWNARGMTDKETWRRAGHEGFLGANQPVEYGGAGGDFLYDAIIMEEMADLRAHAMMISLHSDICMPYLTAYGSEEQKRRYLIPAIRGELILGIAMTEPGAGSDLANVRTRAVRQGDHYILRGAKTFISNGQIADLFIVVAKTDPEARPPYRGISLFLVESSFPGFRRGRRLEKLGLRGQDTSELFFDDCVVPAENLLGREGEGFRMLMEKLQQERLCIAVASLASCRRALEDTIAYVKERRAFGQPIAAFQNTQFKIAELATEVEIGQAFIDKLLVAHCKGADIVKEVSMAKWWVTDLQKRLTSECLQLHGGYGFMLEYPISMDYADAAVQTIYAGTNEIMKVIIARRLGLA; from the coding sequence ATGAGGCCCATGGAACGCGATATCTTTGGTCCTGATCACCGGCTCTTTCGAGAACAATTTCGTAAGTTTGCTGAGCGGGAAATTGTTCCCAAAATACCGGAATGGAATGCCCGCGGTATGACAGACAAGGAAACCTGGCGTAGAGCCGGGCATGAAGGATTCCTCGGCGCCAACCAGCCGGTGGAGTATGGGGGCGCAGGCGGGGATTTTCTCTACGATGCCATCATCATGGAAGAAATGGCCGACTTGCGTGCGCATGCCATGATGATTTCTCTTCATTCTGACATCTGTATGCCCTACCTCACGGCCTACGGCTCCGAGGAGCAAAAGCGACGCTATTTGATCCCTGCTATCCGGGGGGAGCTTATCCTGGGCATTGCCATGACCGAGCCGGGTGCTGGCTCTGACCTGGCCAACGTGCGAACACGGGCCGTGCGGCAGGGGGACCACTACATTCTCCGTGGAGCTAAAACCTTCATTTCCAATGGCCAGATTGCTGATCTTTTTATCGTGGTCGCAAAAACCGACCCGGAAGCGCGTCCGCCCTACCGTGGAATCAGCTTATTTCTCGTCGAGTCTTCGTTTCCGGGCTTCCGCCGCGGTCGCAGGCTGGAAAAACTCGGTCTCCGAGGGCAGGATACGAGCGAACTGTTCTTCGACGACTGTGTCGTCCCCGCCGAAAATTTGCTGGGCCGCGAGGGTGAGGGATTCCGGATGCTTATGGAAAAACTCCAACAAGAGCGGCTCTGCATCGCCGTGGCTTCGTTGGCGTCTTGCCGGCGAGCACTGGAGGATACGATCGCTTACGTGAAGGAGCGACGTGCCTTCGGACAGCCGATTGCCGCATTCCAGAACACGCAGTTCAAAATCGCTGAGCTCGCCACCGAGGTCGAAATCGGCCAGGCGTTCATTGACAAGCTTTTGGTTGCCCACTGCAAAGGCGCGGACATCGTCAAAGAAGTCAGCATGGCCAAGTGGTGGGTGACTGACCTGCAAAAGCGCCTCACCAGCGAATGCCTGCAATTGCACGGCGGATACGGCTTCATGCTCGAATACCCGATCTCGATGGACTATGCCGACGCGGCCGTGCAAACCATTTACGCAGGTACAAACGAGATCATGAAGGTCATTATTGCTCGCCGCCTCGGTCTTGCTTGA
- the fabG gene encoding beta-ketoacyl-ACP reductase — protein sequence MTGRLAGQIALVTGASRGIGRAIAHRLANEGAFVVVNYLQNEQAARSTVDAIRAAGGQAEAVAFDVGNADQVNRCVRDIGDRHGRLDILVNNAGGTSDQLLLRLKDEEWERVLRINLTGTYLCSKAALRWMLRQHYGRIVNISSVAGHLGNVGQAAYAAAKAGIEGFTRSLAREVATRNITVNVVAPGFIATEMVEQLPEGVRNSYLQLIPLGRWGKTEEVAEAVAFLVQPAAAYVTGQVIGVNGGLYM from the coding sequence GTGACAGGGAGATTGGCGGGCCAAATCGCTTTGGTCACCGGGGCGTCGCGCGGCATTGGGCGCGCAATTGCACATCGGCTCGCCAATGAGGGCGCGTTTGTTGTCGTGAACTATCTTCAAAACGAGCAAGCGGCTCGTTCGACCGTGGATGCCATCCGGGCCGCTGGAGGCCAAGCCGAGGCTGTGGCGTTCGACGTAGGAAACGCGGATCAGGTCAATCGGTGCGTCCGGGATATTGGCGACCGCCATGGCCGGCTGGACATCCTAGTGAACAATGCGGGAGGAACCTCGGACCAGTTGTTGTTGCGTCTAAAGGACGAGGAGTGGGAACGGGTCCTGAGAATCAACCTCACGGGAACATACCTGTGCAGCAAAGCAGCACTGCGATGGATGTTGCGCCAGCACTACGGCCGCATTGTCAACATTAGCTCGGTGGCTGGCCACCTAGGGAACGTTGGTCAAGCTGCTTACGCTGCTGCCAAAGCAGGTATTGAGGGTTTCACCCGCTCGCTGGCCCGCGAGGTGGCTACGCGCAATATCACCGTGAACGTGGTTGCTCCCGGATTTATTGCTACGGAGATGGTCGAGCAGTTACCGGAAGGCGTACGAAACTCCTATCTGCAGTTGATCCCATTGGGGCGGTGGGGAAAAACGGAAGAGGTTGCGGAGGCAGTGGCTTTTCTTGTACAGCCTGCTGCGGCCTACGTCACGGGCCAAGTCATCGGTGTCAACGGCGGGCTGTACATGTGA
- the acpP1 gene encoding acyl carrier protein 1, with amino-acid sequence MTSSVEAKVKEIICEQLGVSEEEVTPSASFIEDLGADSLDIVELIMALEEEYDLEISDEEAEKIRTVQDVIDYIESHKQSAK; translated from the coding sequence ATGACATCATCGGTCGAAGCCAAGGTAAAAGAAATCATCTGCGAGCAGTTGGGTGTGAGCGAAGAGGAGGTGACTCCATCGGCCTCTTTTATCGAAGATCTCGGTGCCGATTCGCTCGACATCGTGGAGCTAATCATGGCCTTGGAGGAAGAGTACGACCTCGAAATTAGCGACGAGGAAGCCGAGAAAATCCGCACGGTTCAAGACGTGATCGACTACATCGAGTCTCACAAGCAGAGCGCAAAATGA
- the lpxA-2 gene encoding acyl-[acyl-carrier-protein]--UDP-N-acetylglucosamine O-acyltransferase, giving the protein MAIHPTAIVDRKATIDSTADIGPYVIIEGTVVVGPGTRIGPHAVIFGPTTIGANNWIHTGAVIGDVPQDRAYQGEETSVVIGDGNIIREYVEIHRATQPGSTTRIGNGNFLMSHSHVAHNCVLENNIVLASGALLAGHVHVEDGAFISGNCVVHQYVRVGKLALMRGLSRTSRDVPPFCIMDGTHTVRGINRVGLRRAGYSSAQIQALHRAFRTLFFRPGNLSERLQRLGTEPQTAEVRYLIEFVRSSRRGVCRGARQRAGSDDD; this is encoded by the coding sequence GTGGCCATTCACCCGACTGCAATCGTCGACCGGAAAGCAACGATCGACAGTACGGCGGACATTGGGCCGTATGTGATCATTGAGGGTACCGTTGTTGTAGGTCCCGGTACCCGTATAGGTCCCCATGCGGTGATTTTCGGGCCAACGACGATTGGTGCAAACAATTGGATTCACACGGGGGCGGTCATTGGCGATGTTCCGCAAGACCGGGCTTACCAAGGCGAAGAGACATCGGTCGTCATTGGCGATGGGAACATCATTCGCGAGTACGTCGAAATTCACCGAGCTACGCAGCCGGGATCGACCACACGAATCGGAAATGGCAACTTCCTCATGTCGCACTCGCACGTCGCCCACAACTGCGTGTTGGAAAACAACATTGTGCTAGCCAGTGGGGCCTTGCTCGCCGGACACGTCCACGTCGAAGACGGAGCGTTCATCTCGGGGAACTGTGTCGTGCACCAATACGTCAGGGTCGGAAAGCTGGCGTTGATGCGGGGGCTGTCTCGAACTTCGCGCGATGTGCCTCCATTTTGCATCATGGACGGTACCCACACCGTGCGCGGGATCAATCGGGTCGGGTTGAGGCGAGCTGGCTACTCCTCGGCGCAAATTCAGGCGCTGCACAGAGCGTTTCGAACGCTTTTTTTCCGGCCCGGAAATCTTTCCGAGCGGTTGCAACGACTAGGAACCGAGCCACAGACCGCCGAAGTCCGGTACCTCATCGAATTCGTCCGTAGCTCGCGGCGCGGGGTTTGTCGGGGGGCACGGCAGCGTGCAGGCAGTGATGACGATTAG
- the fabD gene encoding malonyl CoA-acyl carrier protein transacylase: MRAILLFPGQGSQSVGMGKALYDRFAEVRELFAQADETLGIPLSRLCLEGPAEELTLTANAQPALLLVSTAIWRVAQRQLAIEPVAAAGHSLGEFSALVAAGALQLGEALRVVRERGRAMQEAVPPGRGSMAAIFGLDLKTVERLCREHGNGAVVSPANLNGAGQIVVAGEKEAVERVVTAARQAGARRSVNLQVSAPFHCSLMAPAAEKLRETLRNVNISVPRFPVISNVTALPYSSDADELRQLLVLQVTEPVRWEECVRRLAEYSCDVVIECGPGKVLTSLAKRIVPEWNCQAAEELNLVSDSGGTQ; this comes from the coding sequence ATGCGGGCGATTTTGCTCTTTCCCGGCCAGGGCTCGCAAAGCGTCGGCATGGGAAAGGCCCTATATGACCGCTTCGCGGAAGTGCGGGAGTTGTTCGCGCAGGCGGATGAAACTCTAGGCATTCCCCTTAGCCGCTTGTGTCTAGAAGGTCCCGCGGAAGAACTCACGCTGACCGCCAATGCTCAGCCGGCTCTACTCTTGGTCAGCACGGCCATCTGGCGAGTTGCCCAACGTCAGCTCGCCATCGAGCCCGTGGCGGCGGCTGGCCACAGTCTGGGTGAGTTTTCTGCTCTAGTGGCCGCGGGGGCACTTCAGTTGGGTGAGGCCCTGCGGGTGGTCCGCGAGAGAGGGCGCGCGATGCAAGAGGCTGTACCTCCCGGACGCGGCAGCATGGCAGCGATTTTCGGCCTCGATTTGAAGACGGTGGAGAGGTTGTGCCGCGAACATGGCAACGGAGCTGTGGTTTCTCCGGCCAACTTGAACGGGGCCGGCCAAATTGTGGTTGCGGGCGAAAAGGAGGCTGTCGAAAGAGTGGTCACAGCGGCCAGACAGGCTGGGGCTCGGCGCAGCGTGAATCTCCAGGTGAGCGCGCCCTTTCATTGCAGCTTAATGGCGCCGGCGGCCGAGAAGCTTCGGGAGACGCTCCGCAACGTGAACATCTCAGTGCCAAGGTTCCCGGTGATTTCCAATGTGACCGCCCTACCCTATTCCAGCGATGCCGATGAGTTGCGCCAACTGCTGGTGCTGCAGGTAACGGAACCAGTACGCTGGGAGGAATGCGTGCGGCGCTTGGCGGAGTACTCTTGTGACGTGGTGATCGAGTGCGGTCCCGGGAAGGTGTTGACCAGTCTCGCGAAGCGCATCGTTCCCGAGTGGAATTGCCAAGCTGCCGAAGAGCTGAATCTTGTTTCCGACTCGGGGGGAACGCAGTGA
- a CDS encoding cytochrome c biogenesis protein CcmF, with the protein MPTDSGAVALVIAWVLSVYALVASIWGGLRKQEDLVRSAENAALAVWAFTLVATIDLIRALVSRDFNLEYVAQYSSSTLPLYYTVAALWGGQAGSLLFWLAILTSMAAVVVLQNRSQNRHLMPFVTATLMAVAVFFASLLVFVTPPFQRLTFTPGDGRDLNPLLQNYWMTIHPPSLYLGYVGCSVPFAFAMAALVTGRLDDLWIRTTRRWALFAWFFLSLGNLFGALWAYRVLGWGGYWAWDPVENAAFMPWLTATAYLHSVMIQEKKNMLKVWNMALVILTFLLTIFGTFLTRSGVISSVHSFTQSGLGPFFIAFLVFAAAVSISLLIWRLPSLRSDNEIDSMLSREAAFLVNNLVLVGMAFAVFWGTVFPVLSEAVRGVKITVGPPFFNRVNTPLGLLLLFLMGVGPLIAWRRASWSSLRRNFLWPALFGVLVGSLFLFAGTGNYYAVVSFSLCAFVLATILQEFWRGTRARQAMLGETWPVALARLTTKNRRRYGGYVVHLGIVMIFLAITGTSAFRVEQQVPVKVGESFEIGPYRLVFEKIETWETPHSAHMAAQLSVFEGGRRVDTLKPEKRFYKKPEQPATEVAIRSRLGTDLYVVFGSFDATSQTATILAYINPLVGFLEWGGVVLAIGTILAAWPQRAVRGAVAWEGESRVRVEAP; encoded by the coding sequence ATGCCAACGGATAGTGGTGCAGTCGCGCTGGTTATTGCCTGGGTACTGAGCGTGTATGCTCTCGTTGCCTCGATCTGGGGCGGCTTGCGCAAGCAGGAAGATCTGGTGCGGAGCGCGGAAAACGCTGCTCTCGCCGTATGGGCCTTCACGCTCGTGGCCACGATTGATTTGATTCGGGCGCTCGTGAGCCGCGATTTCAACCTGGAGTATGTCGCGCAGTATTCGAGCAGTACCCTTCCCCTTTACTACACGGTGGCTGCACTCTGGGGAGGGCAAGCAGGGTCGTTACTTTTCTGGCTCGCGATCCTTACGTCTATGGCTGCGGTGGTTGTGCTTCAGAATCGTAGCCAAAATCGCCACCTGATGCCCTTTGTCACGGCAACGTTGATGGCGGTTGCAGTATTCTTCGCATCGCTTCTCGTCTTTGTGACGCCGCCGTTCCAGCGACTCACATTTACCCCGGGCGACGGCCGCGACTTGAACCCGCTACTCCAAAATTACTGGATGACGATTCACCCGCCATCCTTGTATCTAGGCTACGTCGGCTGCTCGGTACCTTTCGCATTTGCAATGGCGGCTTTGGTGACCGGGCGTCTCGACGACCTGTGGATTCGCACAACTCGCCGTTGGGCGTTGTTTGCTTGGTTCTTCTTGAGCCTCGGCAACCTGTTTGGGGCTCTTTGGGCGTATCGTGTACTTGGGTGGGGAGGCTACTGGGCATGGGATCCTGTGGAGAACGCCGCGTTCATGCCCTGGCTGACGGCAACGGCCTACCTGCACTCCGTCATGATTCAGGAAAAGAAGAATATGCTGAAAGTCTGGAACATGGCGCTGGTGATCTTGACTTTCTTGCTGACGATTTTTGGCACGTTTCTCACCCGTAGCGGCGTCATTTCATCAGTACATTCTTTCACGCAGTCAGGCTTGGGCCCGTTTTTTATTGCGTTTTTAGTGTTCGCCGCGGCCGTCTCGATCTCCCTGTTGATTTGGCGTCTTCCCTCTTTACGGAGCGACAATGAAATTGACTCGATGCTTTCGCGCGAAGCCGCCTTTTTGGTGAACAACTTAGTACTGGTCGGCATGGCCTTTGCCGTGTTTTGGGGAACGGTATTCCCCGTGCTCTCCGAGGCCGTTCGCGGAGTCAAAATCACCGTCGGCCCTCCGTTTTTCAATCGCGTCAATACGCCCCTTGGCTTGCTGCTTTTGTTCCTGATGGGCGTTGGCCCGCTGATCGCGTGGCGGCGTGCTTCCTGGAGTTCTTTACGCCGAAATTTTCTCTGGCCGGCGTTGTTTGGCGTGCTGGTCGGCAGCCTGTTCCTTTTCGCAGGCACCGGCAACTACTACGCAGTCGTCTCCTTCTCCCTCTGCGCCTTCGTACTTGCAACCATTCTCCAGGAGTTTTGGCGCGGAACACGTGCCAGACAAGCCATGTTAGGGGAAACCTGGCCAGTAGCGTTGGCGCGACTGACGACCAAAAACCGGCGTCGGTACGGAGGGTACGTGGTCCACCTGGGCATCGTCATGATCTTTCTGGCGATCACCGGCACATCCGCCTTCCGGGTGGAGCAGCAAGTTCCAGTGAAGGTCGGCGAGTCCTTCGAAATTGGTCCCTACCGACTGGTCTTCGAAAAAATCGAAACGTGGGAAACACCGCACAGCGCTCACATGGCTGCGCAGCTTTCCGTTTTCGAGGGTGGTCGCCGAGTGGATACGCTGAAACCCGAGAAGCGCTTCTACAAAAAACCGGAGCAGCCGGCCACTGAAGTGGCCATCCGCTCGCGATTGGGAACTGACTTATACGTTGTGTTCGGTAGCTTTGATGCGACCTCGCAAACGGCAACGATTCTGGCGTACATCAATCCGCTTGTGGGTTTCCTCGAGTGGGGCGGCGTCGTTTTGGCCATTGGAACCATACTGGCGGCATGGCCGCAGCGGGCCGTTCGCGGGGCAGTTGCTTGGGAGGGCGAGAGCAGGGTGCGAGTCGAAGCACCTTGA
- the glyA gene encoding serine hydroxymethyltransferase: MSELARTDPEIYRILRLEAERQEYNLELIASENIVSRAVLEAQGSILTNKYAEGYPGKRYYGGCEYVDLAEQLAIDRAKRLFGAEYVNVQPHSGSQANMAVYFSQLQPGDTIMAMDLTHGGHLTHGSPVNFSGRFFRVVPYGVRQDDERIDYEQVAELARRHRPKMIVVGYSAYPRQIDFSKFRAIADEVGATVMADIAHFAGLVAAGIHPSPIPHCEFVTTTTHKTLRGPRGGMIMCREAYAKSIASSVFPGNQGGPLMHIIAAKAVAFQEALRPEFKSYQEQVVRNAQALCRALQARGFRAVSGGTDNHLMLIDLRSSELTGKLAQETLDRARITVNKNTVPFETRSPFVTSGIRIGTPAVTSRGMREAEMETIAELITRALERVGDESALKSIADDVVSLCKKFPIGYHQLFQ, from the coding sequence ATGAGTGAGCTGGCTCGAACCGACCCTGAGATTTACCGGATTCTTCGTCTCGAGGCGGAGAGGCAAGAATACAACCTGGAACTGATCGCTTCCGAAAACATCGTGAGCCGGGCAGTGTTGGAGGCGCAAGGGTCGATCCTCACCAACAAATACGCCGAGGGGTACCCCGGTAAGCGGTATTACGGGGGGTGCGAGTACGTGGACCTGGCCGAGCAGTTGGCGATCGATCGCGCCAAGCGCCTATTTGGGGCTGAGTACGTCAACGTCCAGCCTCATTCCGGCTCCCAAGCAAACATGGCCGTATATTTTTCCCAGCTCCAGCCTGGCGACACGATCATGGCCATGGATCTGACTCACGGCGGCCATCTGACCCATGGAAGCCCTGTCAATTTTTCAGGTCGGTTTTTCCGCGTCGTTCCCTACGGCGTCCGGCAAGACGACGAACGCATCGATTACGAACAAGTTGCGGAGCTGGCACGTCGCCACCGGCCGAAAATGATTGTAGTTGGTTACAGCGCATACCCGCGACAAATTGATTTTTCGAAGTTCCGAGCGATTGCGGATGAAGTTGGCGCCACTGTGATGGCGGATATTGCACACTTTGCTGGATTGGTCGCCGCGGGAATTCACCCATCGCCGATCCCGCACTGCGAGTTTGTGACGACAACGACACACAAGACTTTGCGCGGTCCTCGCGGGGGCATGATCATGTGCCGCGAGGCGTACGCGAAGAGCATCGCATCCTCGGTGTTCCCGGGAAATCAGGGTGGCCCGTTGATGCACATCATTGCGGCTAAGGCCGTGGCGTTTCAGGAGGCTCTACGACCCGAGTTCAAAAGCTACCAGGAACAAGTGGTTCGTAACGCTCAGGCGTTGTGCCGAGCACTACAAGCACGCGGGTTCCGTGCCGTGTCCGGCGGAACGGATAATCACTTGATGTTGATCGATTTGCGCTCTTCGGAACTTACAGGGAAACTTGCGCAAGAGACCTTGGACCGGGCACGAATTACCGTGAACAAGAACACCGTGCCCTTCGAAACGCGTTCTCCTTTCGTGACCAGTGGTATTCGCATAGGGACACCGGCGGTCACCTCTCGCGGCATGCGCGAAGCGGAGATGGAAACCATCGCCGAGCTCATCACGCGCGCCCTGGAGCGTGTAGGTGACGAGAGCGCACTCAAGTCGATTGCAGATGACGTGGTTTCCCTCTGCAAAAAGTTTCCAATTGGTTACCACCAGCTCTTCCAATGA
- the ccmC gene encoding cytochrome C biogenesis protein CcmC, with the protein MARRTHRLSGAERALAALCGASMVGAIAAIFLYVPTDRIQGIVQRIFYIHVPLALVTFLAFGITAVASALYLWRNEPKWDRLAYASAELGVLYCTLVLITGPIWAKPIWGTWWTWDARLTTTLILWLIYVAYLMLRNLATDPEQGSRYAAVLGIVGALDIPIINRSVYWWRTIHPAVLVTREGGSGLTDPRMQWTLAVAFVAVLLLFLWLVQVRTRQVNLQARVDSLEKTILESA; encoded by the coding sequence ATGGCCAGGCGAACCCATCGACTCTCAGGTGCCGAACGGGCTCTCGCAGCGCTTTGCGGTGCGAGTATGGTTGGCGCTATTGCCGCAATATTTCTGTACGTACCGACGGACCGCATTCAGGGCATCGTGCAAAGAATTTTTTACATCCATGTGCCTTTGGCTCTGGTGACCTTTCTCGCCTTCGGAATTACGGCCGTTGCCAGTGCGCTCTATCTGTGGCGCAATGAGCCCAAGTGGGATCGCCTAGCCTATGCAAGCGCTGAGCTCGGTGTGCTGTACTGTACGCTAGTGCTCATCACTGGGCCCATTTGGGCGAAGCCGATCTGGGGTACTTGGTGGACGTGGGATGCACGCCTCACGACCACCCTGATTTTATGGCTGATTTACGTGGCGTACTTGATGCTCCGCAATCTGGCGACAGACCCTGAACAGGGCTCCCGATATGCCGCCGTGCTCGGGATCGTCGGTGCCCTGGACATACCCATCATTAATCGGTCGGTTTACTGGTGGCGAACCATTCACCCTGCGGTGCTGGTAACTCGCGAGGGCGGCAGTGGTTTGACAGATCCACGGATGCAATGGACCTTGGCGGTTGCATTCGTTGCTGTGCTTCTCCTGTTCCTCTGGCTCGTGCAGGTGCGCACTCGGCAGGTCAATCTTCAGGCCCGCGTTGACTCGCTGGAAAAAACTATCCTGGAGTCAGCGTAA
- a CDS encoding cytochrome c-type biogenesis heme exporter protein B, whose protein sequence is MIWDLIKKDLRLEWRAREMLPAFLLMGLLSLVVFSFAFDPARPVRREAAPGAFWVAYLFTAVYGLGRAFVAEQQNDAWEGLLLSPVDRGIIFLSKACSTLIYLLLVSCILIGLFTLFFDVHWGGHSWSWLLATFLASVGLSSLGTLFSAISMRTRAREVMLPLLLLPLVVPLFLGGVKLTERAFAGKPPGDDLAWLHLMIGFDVATVVVAWVLFEYVVQD, encoded by the coding sequence GTGATTTGGGACTTGATTAAGAAAGACTTGCGACTGGAGTGGCGGGCTCGCGAGATGTTACCGGCCTTTCTCCTGATGGGGCTGCTGAGCCTCGTTGTTTTCAGCTTTGCGTTCGATCCTGCACGACCGGTGCGAAGGGAAGCGGCGCCCGGTGCCTTTTGGGTCGCTTACTTGTTTACCGCTGTTTATGGTTTGGGCCGGGCATTTGTAGCCGAGCAACAGAACGACGCGTGGGAAGGTTTACTTCTGAGTCCGGTGGACCGGGGGATCATCTTCCTTTCGAAAGCGTGCTCCACACTGATTTATCTGCTGCTCGTGAGCTGCATCCTGATTGGACTCTTTACGCTGTTCTTCGATGTGCACTGGGGCGGCCACTCTTGGAGTTGGCTCCTCGCGACCTTTCTAGCGTCCGTAGGTTTATCATCGTTGGGCACACTGTTCTCGGCCATTTCCATGCGTACCCGGGCGCGTGAAGTGATGTTGCCACTCCTGCTGTTGCCGCTGGTGGTCCCGTTGTTTCTCGGAGGCGTGAAGCTTACCGAACGGGCGTTTGCCGGGAAGCCACCCGGCGACGACCTCGCATGGCTCCATCTCATGATCGGATTCGACGTCGCCACAGTGGTTGTGGCTTGGGTGCTGTTCGAATATGTAGTGCAGGACTGA
- the rpmF gene encoding 50S ribosomal protein L32, with protein sequence MAVPKRKTSKSKRNKRRAHDALTPPTVVLCPECGEPKLPHRVCAHCGSYKGRKVLDIGAD encoded by the coding sequence ATGGCCGTACCGAAGCGCAAGACATCGAAGTCGAAACGGAATAAACGCAGGGCGCATGACGCTCTGACGCCCCCAACGGTTGTGCTCTGCCCGGAGTGTGGAGAACCAAAGCTGCCCCACCGCGTCTGCGCTCATTGTGGCTCCTATAAGGGGCGTAAGGTGTTGGATATCGGCGCAGACTGA
- the ccmE gene encoding cytochrome C biogenesis protein CcmE, which produces MGKKARLGFAAFVLVGVVAYLMYTGVRQTAVYYITVNEFAQRRHQLVGEGVRVAGRVASGSVKRRMTPAGEEVWFEIGDFKDDGGTTPVLQVYYTGVVPDMFRNEGGSDVIVEGRYDGSVLRAQSLMTSCPSKYEPMEPASAAQAGGN; this is translated from the coding sequence ATGGGAAAAAAAGCGCGCCTAGGCTTCGCGGCATTCGTACTCGTCGGTGTGGTTGCGTATCTCATGTATACGGGAGTGCGACAAACAGCAGTATATTACATCACGGTCAACGAGTTCGCGCAGCGCCGCCACCAACTAGTCGGCGAGGGTGTTCGCGTGGCAGGTCGGGTCGCTAGTGGGTCAGTAAAGCGCCGCATGACGCCCGCTGGCGAAGAAGTGTGGTTCGAGATCGGGGATTTCAAGGACGACGGCGGCACCACACCCGTGCTGCAGGTTTATTACACCGGTGTCGTGCCCGACATGTTTCGCAACGAGGGCGGGAGTGATGTCATCGTGGAAGGCCGCTACGATGGTTCGGTGCTTCGGGCTCAGAGTCTCATGACCTCCTGTCCTTCGAAGTACGAACCTATGGAGCCCGCAAGCGCCGCTCAAGCTGGTGGCAATTGA